The following DNA comes from Malus sylvestris chromosome 14 unlocalized genomic scaffold, drMalSylv7.2 SUPER_14_unloc_1, whole genome shotgun sequence.
TTCAACACCTACAAATTTCTTTGGTGGCTTCACTATTAGTTTATACTATTTTTCTAACTCATAGTAacaactaaaaaatttctcagcatgaccaaaatgattgatggtgcaTCAGAGACTACTTTTATCGATTTCAAATTTGAAGGACTAAAGTAAGGAGTTATGCCAGAAAGTGGCCCTCTACCACAGTGGTGGAGAGGAGTATTGGCCTTACACTACGACAGGGCTTCGAACCATGACGGCtccctaatctaacatctaattaaaaaatctattgtttgacaaagaaaaaaaagtaaggAGTTAAGTCAATTTCAAAATCCGTTTTGGCCCCTTTTTAACATGGATGGAGGGTTTCAAATTCCTTGTTACTACCTTTTAGgggttttattaaattttatgaatttttttgttgGTATATTTGAACGTGtctttaaaatgattaaaattgttttaatataataaaataaaaagtgtttATGAAAacattttgaccaaaaaaaggaCTTTATGGAGAGGTCTATGAGCAAAATCCAACTCTTACTACCTATTTGTACTATAATTTGTACCACTAATAAAGATGAGACTCACATGCGTTGGCGAGCCTTACCTCTATTAGAGATATAGTAGAAATATATGGTAAATGTAGCATTACTCGTCTATGAGTGTTTTCAACGGAGTACAATTCTCTGTCATCCTATTCCTAGTGTGGTTTAGTCCATACTAAGTGTATGGATTCTAACAAACgatcaattaaaacatgaaatctaatatggacatttaattaaatgtttattaatatttacggtgcggttcggtttcggtgtagttttcaaaagccaaaaccgaaaccaaaccgttttctatgttgcggttcggtttcaaaaccgaaaccgtttcaaaaccgcaaaaccaaaccattcggtgcggtttgatttggttcgtgttttggtttcggttttcggttctaaGTGCCCATCCCTAGGAGAGCGTGTCccttttttttgaaaaatatggATCATTTCCCTTAAGCTCCtcctatacacacacacacacacacacacacacacatatatatatattaaaatgatAACCTTTCTTGGATAGAACTGAGCATATAAACATGCAaaggtaatgttagagagatcaaagttttaaacaaaataatgtgttaccaataaaaaataagcacgttaatcaacgctaaagtaataattcaattatcaataagcacatcatttggtttgtaaatttgatttaaaaaatttggtctccctaacattatccaACCTGCAAACAAGTTTAATTATCTTAGACAAGCAACATTATTTACATATTTACTTTCAGGCAATTACAAATTTGACGTCGAAAAGAAGATTTAAGGaaaatggttttcttattaATTAGGATTTTTACAATGCGTGTCGCATTCTTTACCTAAAGTTTTTATGTCTGTCAGATTGGTTATGAAAGCTCACTGTCATATTAATAAACGGTATTATAAGCAGAAAACATGAGACAAAAAATAGGAGTTAAACTGTATGTAAGAGGAAATCGCACTTAAATTTCATTAATAACAGTAAACTTGACAAGGATTACCACAATCATACGACTACGGACTATTACACAACAAGAACACAAGGgaaacaaaagaacttaaaaacaaaagttgACTAACAAACAACCACCCACATCAGACAACAGAAAGCTAATTGCCAAGTTAGTTAATCACCATAAGTGATAATGCTGTCCATAATCTTGGCCACCACCTCCTTCGAATCCCTCAgtttttttatgcttttgttAAGCTTCTCAGGCTTTACTGCCACTGCCGGGGACTCCTCCAACATCCTCTCAATTCCCCCACCGTAAGGTCCCATCAACTCATTCACAATCTCAGGCTCCATCTCTTTGTTCACAAGGTTGAAAACAGACAGCTGCAAGTGCAATGCCATGGAGTCCACAAGCTTCCTCAAAACAACCTTCCAATAAGCAATCATTCTCATTTTAAGGTCATAAGCTTGAGCTAACACATGCGTGTACATCCTCAGAACACCGACTTCCACTTCCCCGATGCCTTCTATAGTTATGATAGAAGGTTTATACTCGTCAGTTAAGACTTCATGAATGAATTGATTTTGACTAGCCATCAACTTCTTCCATTCGGAAACATAATCATCATCACATGTATAATCCGTTAGCTTTTCCATCTCTACAAGCTCCAGCATCCACTTGATTGACCTTTCCTTCATCTTGGCCATTAGATTATGGCCGGCACGCCTGGCTGACAGCTGCAACTGATGATAGTTCTCCGTATAATGCATCAACACAGAAATAACCACCTCTTCAATGTAGCTCCACACTTTTTCCTCAAATGCCATCGGAATACTCGAAATTTCATTCACTTTTCCTTGCAAGATAATGAGGAAAGCATTGCGTGGAAGGAAGTTCGGAAGTGAAATACCTTTGGCCTCCTCCAAGCTCTTGATCTCCTCCATCAAGAAGTTGCTCTTTGCACCAGTTTCAGCACATATGTGAAGTTCATCCGAGTACTGTTTGAGCATCTCAACCAATCTAGCAGTGCAGTGCATGCGATTGTCGTCCGCATAGTCCTCAAATTCTCCTCTCAAAAAAATCTTCCTAAGCGATTCCTTAGCCAAGCCAATGATTTGCATAAAGGCTGTCATTGCCTCGGCAACAGATGAAAGACTCTTTGGCATTTTGTTCAGCTCCATAATGCAGAAGTTCAGCctgtcattgatcttcttcactaTATCGGGTATATTTCTTGCTATGCTGTTTGCTTGAATTTGGACCAGCTTCTGTGCTAAAACTGGAATACCGACAATGGACTTGTCAATCTTCGAAAGCAGGGGATGGGTTTGAAATAGTTCATGAGCCATCGCCGCTGCCTCCTCATAAGTTTCGTCACCAATCCTGTTCCTTACACAGACATAACCAAGACCAATGTTTACATCATCTCCAGTGACCTTCTCAAGTAGTCCTTCCGGTGCCTTGTCCACTTTCGTAACCACAGCGAGCGTCCTCTCACCAGTTTTATCTACACTTTGTGACATCCGAATTGACTCACACGTAGTAAAATCCACCGTAGCAGACAACACATTCAGAATAATACTTTCTTCCGGCTTAATATACTCCATGATCATATCTTTGATCTGATCATAAATATTTTCAGGTTGGCCATGGACCGGAACCCTTGTGATTCCCGGAAGATCAACCATAGTCAGATCCGGAACCCCATTCTTCTTCACCAACAAAGTAAGTGGCGTGTTCGAAATTCCCTTACCTCCTCCCGCAATAGAAATAGTAGCTTTCACAATGTCTTTGGCGATATTGTCTTCATCAGTACGATCAACTCTGCCATTGTACTCCAGGGAAAGTTCAGGCTGAGGACTCGAGTGGTGTTCCAGCCTCATAATAAGAGGCACTCTCGTGCAGATGCCTTGGCCCCGAGGGAGGCTGATGCCGGCCAAGGATTCGAGCACGCTGGACTTCCCCGATGACTGGTCTCCGACCACCACAATCGTTGGCAGCTGAATGCCTTCATCCATCACCATCAAGCTGCGTAACTTGTCTACCGCATCCAGAAGAGGGCGGATCTTGTCGTTGTAGGATGACACAATGGGTGCGCATTTGAGAGGTACTGCGTCTAGTTCTGCCTGAACCATGGCGAGGGAGCCTTCACCGTTTAAATCTGTGCAACTCGATTCCATTTGCCTTGGTCCTTCCGTTTCTGAATTATAGCAAGTGAAAATAATGGTGAAATTTCTAGAGAGAAACCGAGATAATTTCAAGCTTAATTAGCTAAAGAATTGAGGTTCTCTGGCAGTTTACCCTCCAGTTTATAACATTTTTTTACTAAGAATGTTTTCAGGTAAGGGAAAACACCACTTTCGTGATCCAGTAGGAAACGAAGCCTTTTCAGGTAAGGGAAAACACCACTTTCGTGATCCAGTAGGAAACGGAGCCTTTCTTTCAACCGCTGCATTTCCACAAACTCAAGAGACTCTAATACCCGAAAAGGCAAGTTACGCTCTCCTTAAAACTCAGCACCAATTCGAAGATGGAGTAAAatgagttgaatatcagagtgcgtaACAAACAATACTAACAAAGTAAAAGAAATATTATTGATAtcaaacgagaatgccgaaacggctacaaaaccctaagagactacattgtgaatgacttgatttctaatgaataacaaaacactctatttataataaactaaccctaaaccctaatgctaacgggctaagcccagaaaaccaaacattaaagtaaacctaaatactaatattttccaacaccccccgtcaaactcatggcggtatacaacatgagtttgcaaacaagcagatgtggatgcaagctcCATTAGGCGGACAAGACAAGACAAAGCGAACAAGCGAGCAAACAAACGAACGAACAAACGAGCAAACAAACGAACGAACAAACGAGTAAGCAATTTCCATACTACCAACTCCAATCCTCGCAGGCATCTTCTTCAAACGTTGAAGAAGCGGGTGGatgcaattcaacaaattcCAGTGCTAATGCCAATGCCGATTCTGATgccgaacaaacaaacaaaaaaattcaaccaaatataccatatttctttctttcttctcttttcttctggGCGAAACCGATTGCAGCAAACAAGGCTTGCAAAACCAATTGCAGCAAGCTTCAAAACTTCTAGTGCAAAGTCAACTTGCAGAAGGGGACTTCATTGGGTTGTGACAGATCCGACTGGTAGGAGTCGGTGCGGGTACCGTGAACAGGTGGTAGCAGCGGAGATGGTGGTGCGGGTTATCTGGACATATTGCAGTGCGGTGGTGGTGACAAGAACGGCTTCGACTACGGATGAGCGGAAGACGACGGACGAAACTAATACCCAGTAAACTGACAAACAAAACTGATACAAACAAATTGACACTAATCAAGAACAGATTAAATCCCAaaggatcaaacctgctctgataccaagttgaatatcagagtgcgtaACAAACAATACTAACAAAGTAAAAGAAATATTATTGATAtcaaacgagaatgccgaaacggctacaaaaccctaagagactacattgtgaatgacttgatttctaatgaataacaaaacactctatttataataaactaaccctaaaccctaatgctaacgggctaagcccagaaaaccaaacattaaagtaaacctaaatactaatattttccaacaaaatgttCTGTATTGAGTTTGTGACTTAGTGGAGTAAAATGTCCTATTTATAGTGATGCAGTACAAGACTCTCATGCATGTATTGGAATCTACCAAGAGTTGGAACCATCAAATATATTTAATGGAGTTTTAGAGCAACACAACTAATTAAGTAGTCATTTAAGGAATACAATTAGTACATATATTTATAAGGAATACAACACAATGAAACTCTAGTCCGAATTGGACTTTTGCTCTacccaaaatatttaaaatggtCTTAAATGACTACTTAATTAGTTGTGTTGCTCTAAAACTCCATTAAATATATTTGATGGTTCCAACTCTTGGTAGATTCCAATACATGCATGAGAGTCTTGATTACTACATCATTTAGCTACTGCTATGTGTCATTCTTAGCCTTCAAGCAGCTTAACTGACTCTCAGTCAACAATAACAACACATCCAACAGCTTAAGGATTGCTGTTTTTTTGTGGAGAAATGTGGAAGAGAAAGAGCCTTTGAAGATTCCTTTATGAGTTTGCACATTGTGGGAGATTTTGTTTCACTTTTACCATTGTCAGGCCATAgatcatggatgttgacatggttGGACAGATGTCGAATGATGGTGTCATTGGGCCCCCACCATCAAAGAAAAAGCAGTCCCCATGGGGCATCTAAGCGGAAAGAAAACCCATTATAGTATAAAGATTTAGCATTCACACTCATAGCTTTGACATCAatcattttcttccttgccgaTGTTCTTTATATTTTGCTTTCTTTATTTCTTGATAAGTTGTTTCTGGATGATATTTTTTGAGAATCTCTTGGATGTCGTATGCGTGCTACGTCACTCGTTTGTATCAAAACACGCATAAACATTATTTCTTTCAATCgagatttaaaattaaaagtcTACATACACTTTTTTGTTGTAGTTTGACTGATGGACCATAATGTTGGATTGTGAACTACCTTAGTACATATGTGTAGAAGTGTGGCAGGTGACGTAAGCATAAATAATCATTTTAACATGCATGTTAGCAAAATGTTAGATTgtgtttaatcatattaaattaatttatgtaTTGGTTTTGTTCAggtataataaaattaaaaacacatGTATAAACTTAGTGTAAGTTTTAGGATTCTCACCTTTAGATTTCATAGGTGGACAAATTCAATGTTGTTAAAGCTCCCAAGTGTTAGCCCTCAACTAGTGTCTACACAAATAAATCTCTGGCTAGTGAAGCAAAAAAACGACAATTTGCTAGAACTTTATCCATCAGGTAGGTGTTGCCATAAAGGGATTTGGTATggtgttttgtttttcaattctcTAAATTGGAAAAcctatttcttttctctctaatttcTATTTGCGATTATTGAATTCTCACACTATGTTACATAGACCCCTTAGGCTTATAAAAAGAACAATCTGTAATTAAGCCAATTGTGTGTTGCACGCCCTAGGGAATTTTTTTAGAAACTTTTGGGTTCACTAGTCTGTATCACGTCACTCGCTTGTCTCAAGAAGAGATCATTTCACATCACCAGTTTACCAcactaaaattttgaatttattagATGGATAATACAATTTGTTTAATAAATGACCAACTTTACAAATATTTTTGTGAAGTGATTTCACACATATTTTTTAGCTTTTACACACCCATGTTTAATTTTAGATGTTGATtccatttgatttatttaatctgGTGGCCATAAATAAAGAGAGGTACGTGGAAAACTAAAAATGGTGTGTGAAAATCCATGACACTACTAAGCATGAATTTTAGTAAGATGAAAAAAGACCTTCGCTTGATACCCGTGGGAGGACGTGACATGACTTCCTTTATTGAAGGATGAGGAATGCTAAGGTGACTTTCAAAAGTAGGACTTTCTAATGACTCTCTGCCACCTCATAGCTAATTTAATGTCAATTCATTCACGTGCCAACATTATAACACAAATGCTAGGAAGGCTACatttatagacaaaatttgtatactaaatgacatgaaagttggtgattatattattatttaagcgttgataaacgtgctcattttcTATTGGTAACAAGtcatttagttttcaaattttgtctacaaatttagtctccataGCATTACCTGCATTATAAAGTATTGTGCCAAATATATGAGCTGACAAAGAGTCCATAGAGAGTCTCAATTTTGAGTCTCATTAGCATTTATCTTCAAGAATTTATCCACATTCTCCTCACGTaataatttcaccaaaaatgTTTTCTAAATGCTCACTTATCAAGATTAAACCCCCGtttggtattttattttttgggtaaaagactgtttactaccctcatgtttcgtggttttcaacatttagtacatcatgtttttttcgtctcagagtcatacctaaagtgtaaattttgggacagtctcatacatccgttagtcaaactgttaagtttttcgttaactgtgacgtggcgcactgactgggcgccacgtgtcatccacgttttttttttctttttcttttttctttcttttcttttcttcttcctccgactgcaactttctttttttttttttgcttcttccttttccttcttccttccttcctccttcctttccctttcttccccttcttccttcttcttccttcttcttcctccgaaatctggggaatgttttttttttttctttcttcttcttcctccttcttccttccccttcttccttcttcttccttctccttcttcttcttcctccgaaatctggggaagtttgttttttttttctttctttcttcttcttcctccttcttcttcttcttcttcctcaaaaaaaaaaaaaaaaaacacttttatcttttcttcctcttcttcttcttcttctttctctttcctccttccttcttcttcttcttcttcttcttcttcttcttcctccgaatctgcccagattcaattttttttttcttcctccttcttctccttcttccttccccttcttctccttcttcttcttcttcctccgaatttgggggaagatgaaagtgttttttttttttttgaggaagaagaagaagaagaagaagaaagaaagaaagaaaaaaaaaaaaaaacattccccagatttcggaggaagaagaaggaagaagaatgaagaaggggaagaaagggaaaggaaggaggaaggaaggaagaagcaaaaggaagaagcaaaaaaaaaaaaagaaagttgcagtcggaggaagaagaagaagaaggaagaagaagaaaagaaaagaaagaaaaaaaaaagaaaaaaaaaacgtggatgacacgtggcgcccagtcagtgcgccacatcacagttaacgaaaaacttaacagtttgactaacggatgtatgagactgtcccaaaatttacactttaggtatgactctgagacgaaaaaaacttgatgtactaaatgttgaaaaccacgaaacattagagtagtaaacagtcttttacccttatttttttcatcaaaagttgcttcactttaaagttaagcagtaagaatgtgtttggtaaaaataaattattttgcttATATTAAAAGTAATGCATGTCCTCCAGACAGCAACTTTTAAAAGCAGCATGTAAGTAAAActgtttttaataaaaagcaGAATTGAGCTTtcaatgaatatttttaattccTGTAATATGCTCaataattttagaaaataacattatttattcttgtaggcacattttaTCATTGGAGAACAAAGTGACCACCACTATAAACCCTAACCTCTTACACTACCATTGCCATGATCACCACCATtgttgccaccaccaccacactaCAATTGCGCCACCACCACTACAACCATACACACCACCGCTACCTTTGCCATCATTACCACCACaccaccgccgccgccgccaccaccaccataaaCACAACTGCCACCATCAATGTTGTTGCCACCCCTACGACCAATGTTGCCTCTGCAgcccaaccaccaccaccatcccaACCCTTACCCTTATCACTGTTGTCGTCGTCACCACCAACATTGTTACATCTATTTTTGtcattatatacaattataAATTATCAAACGTTTTTACGCCGTTTTTCATACTCAACacttttaaaaatacaattcaTCTAACACTCAACTGCTTTATTTTGTAGCAAATTATTCTTAAAGCACATCAGaagcactttttttttaaagcacatcaATCTCAAAATGGCCGTAAGATTATGAGTTTTTCAATTGAGATAAATATTGTTAGGgtgatattttatatatatttgttaactCTTTTACCTATAACTTAGTCATGATTATATAGTAAATTGGTGAGTTTGATGTGTTTTTGTGCGATTTTTGTAGAGAACATAATTCGTGAATAAAGCAGGGAATTGGAAGCTTAAATTAGAGAAACTCAAAGAATTATCGAATGGGATGTGACTGATGGGCTGGAGCAAAGAATGAAACAATACATCATATGGGAAATTGGATCATTAAAGCAAGCCCAATAAAATTAGGCGGGGCAAGCTTGCGGTGGGGGTTTTTCCCAAAAAGAATTGGGTTTGAGAGAAACACGGCAGGTGGATTAGAGGAAAAGGCATAGAAGGGAAAAAGGGTGAAACGGTCTGACGGAACCCCCCCCCCTTTTCTCCAATTGCTGGGGAGTAGATTTGAAGCAGCCGTAAAGGTGGGGATATAAGGAGATTCCAGCCTTCCAGTGGGTGTACGCTGGAGAGAAGGTGGCAGTTTTGGGGTTTATCGCATACGATTCCAGAATTGGGGTTTTGGGGTTTCTTTATGTTATCGAATTCATCCATGTTTGTGATTAGTTTAATCATGAACTAAGTCCTTTTGCTAGGATTAGGGTGTACTCTTATCATGAACATctaattcttattatttcatattgATCTCGGTTGTTTTCCATGTTGAGTAATTGTTATTGTGCTTTATCGTTATCAAATAACTGGCCATTATTTGTGTGAAGAACTAAATTGGGACTGACAGGTTGAGTTTAGTAGATTGCTTCTCATAACGATTACCATGAATTACATAATTGAGTAGACATACTGGTTATGATTTGTGTAGTATTGTGAAATTATCCATTTAGCGTAAAGGGATTCGATTATCTACTTCTGTGGCTAGACATAGCAATGGTAGATAGTTAGAAACACAGTTAGTATATTCTGAAAGGAAATATTGACGAATCAAGGGATAATTGCTAGCAACATGGGAATAAATTGAGTTTAATATGAATAACGGGATTAGAtgggattgagaatgaggaaccTGATGTCCTAGTGCttcaatatattaatttttcataattcaTTCACTTTTACTTCGTGTTTGTtcaattgatattttcaatttcgtttgggtttttgcatatttgaatTTGTCATCGTTATCCatcttttatttaagtttagtttGAAGTCAATCTCAATAGTAAATTTAGGTTAATCCGATCCTTGTTTGAACGACACTCTACTTATCACTATATTACTTGGACGATATTGTACACTTGCAATTATCAATaacaagtttttggcgccgctGCCTCGGATCGAATTTAATTCTATTttacttttgtgattttgtttagtttatttaaattttattttcgtttttttttattttgattattttttttctcggAGTATTCTCACCTTGTCTCATTGTTTCTTGAAGGTGAATGCTTGGTACTCGTTCATCGGATTGTGTACTACTTGAGTTTGAACCAGAAATTGAGAAAATACTCCGTGAAATCCGAAGAGAACAAAGAGAAGTCAGTGAGAAAGAAAAGCAGCAAGAGAGCAAGATGGCGTTAGTTCAGAATGAAACGATGGGAGATCTTGATATGCCAACCATTCCGGAATCACCGTCGAGCATAGCTCTTCCTGCAGCTGCAAGGAATTATGAGTTGAAGACTATCCACTTTAATATGATGCCTTCTTTTCATGGCATGAGCACTGAAGATCCATTGGCACATATTAGAGATATCTTCAATATGGTGTCCAACATGGCATTGGTAGAAGGAGTCACCGAGGAACATCTCAGGATGAAGGTCTTTCCATACACTATGAAAGACAAAGCGAAGACTTGGTTGAATTCTTTGAGGCCTAGAACCTTGACGAGTTGGAACGATATTCAGAATAAATTTTTGGAGAAATTCTTCTCGACTCAGAAGACCGATACCCTTAGAGatagtatcatgcagttcactCAACAGGCAGATGAGACGTTTTCTGAGGCATGGGAGAA
Coding sequences within:
- the LOC126613620 gene encoding dynamin-related protein 4C-like isoform X3 codes for the protein MQRLKERLRFLLDHESGVFPYLKTFLVKKCYKLEETEGPRQMESSCTDLNGEGSLAMVQAELDAVPLKCAPIVSSYNDKIRPLLDAVDKLRSLMVMDEGIQLPTIVVVGDQSSGKSSVLESLAGISLPRGQGICTRVPLIMRLEHHSSPQPELSLEYNGRVDRTDEDNIAKDIVKATISIAGGGKGISNTPLTLLVKKNGVPDLTMVDLPGITRVPVHGQPENIYDQIKDMIMEYIKPEESIILNVLSATVDFTTCESIRMSQSVDKTGERTLAVVTKVDKAPEGLLEKVTGDDVNIGLGYVCVRNRIGDETYEEAAAMAHELFQTHPLLSKIDKSIVGIPVLAQKLVQIQANSIARNIPDIVKKINDRLNFCIMELNKMPKSLSSVAEAMTAFMQIIGLAKESLRKIFLRGEFEDYADDNRMHCTARLVEMLKQYSDELHICAETGAKSNFLMEEIKSLEEAKGISLPNFLPRNAFLIILQGKVNEISSIPMAFEEKVWSYIEEVVISVLMHYTENYHQLQLSARRAGHNLMAKMKERSIKWMLELVEMEKLTDYTCDGDYVSEWNKLMASQNEFIHGVLTDEKKPSIIDIEGIGEVEVGVLRKYPHVLAQAYDLKMRMIAYWKVVLRRLVDCMALHLQLSVFNLVNKEMEAEIVNELLGPYGGGIERMLEESPAVAVKREKLNKSIKKLRDSKEVVAKIMDSIVTYGD
- the LOC126613620 gene encoding dynamin-related protein 4C-like isoform X2; amino-acid sequence: MQRLKERLRFLLDHESGVFPYLKTFLVKKCYKLEETEGPRQMESSCTDLNGEGSLAMVQAELDAVPLKCAPIVSSYNDKIRPLLDAVDKLRSLMVMDEGIQLPTIVVVGDQSSGKSSVLESLAGISLPRGQGICTRVPLIMRLEHHSSPQPELSLEYNGRVDRTDEDNIAKDIVKATISIAGGGKGISNTPLTLLVKKNGVPDLTMVDLPGITRVPVHGQPENIYDQIKDMIMEYIKPEESIILNVLSATVDFTTCESIRMSQSVDKTGERTLAVVTKVDKAPEGLLEKVTGDDVNIGLGYVCVRNRIGDETYEEAAAMAHELFQTHPLLSKIDKSIVGIPVLAQKLVQIQANSIARNIPDIVKKINDRLNFCIMELNKMPKSLSSVAEAMTAFMQIIGLAKESLRKIFLRGEFEDYADDNRMHCTARLVEMLKQYSDELHICAETGAKSNFLMEEIKSLEEAKGISLPNFLPRNAFLIILQGKVNEISSIPMAFEEKVWSYIEEVVISVLMHYTENYHQLQLSARRAGHNLMAKMKERSIKWMLELVEMEKLTDYTCDDDYVSEWKKLMASQNQFIHEVLTDEYKPSIITIEGIGEVEVGVLRMYTHVLAQAYDLKMRMIAYWKVVLRKLVDSMALHLQLSVFNLVNKEMEPEIVNELMGPYGGGIERMLEESPAVAVKPEKLNKSIKKLRDSKEVVAKIMDSIITYGD